A stretch of DNA from Anaerobacillus isosaccharinicus:
TAAAGTGGAAGACATAGATAAGTACTCTGATGATGAAATTACGATATTAACTACAGGTAGCCAGGGTGAACCGATGTCAGCTCTTTCTAGAATGGCTAAAGGAGCACATCGACAAATTACTATTAAACCATCAGACACAATTATTATTTCCGCTACACCTATTCCTGGGAATGAAAAATCAGTAACGAAAATTGTTGATTTATTATTCCGTACAGGAGCTGAAGTTATTTTTGGTCAAAAAAATGTTCACACGACTGGACATGGTTGTCAAGAAGAACTAAAACTAATGCTTAACTTAATGCGCCCTAAATATTTTATTCCAATTCATGGTGAATATCGGATGCAACATGAACATTGCAAAATCGCAAAAACTTGTGGCGTTAAAGACGATCACGTGTTTTTGATTGAAAAAGGTGATGTCATTGAATTTACAAATGGTGAAGCTAAATTAAGTGGGAAAGTTCCTTCAGGAAATATTCTCATTGATGGTATTGGTGTAGGAGATGTTGGAAATATCGTTCTGCGTGATCGTAGACTCTTATCAAAGGATGGAATTTTAGTAGTAGTTGTAACTTTAAATAAAGCGAGTAATGCCATTATTTCAGGTCCTGATATTATTTCAAGAGGATTTGTTTATGTAAGAGAAAGTGAACAATTATTAGAAGAAGCTGGTGTTTTAGTCACACAAACATTGACAAAATGCATGGTGGAAAACGTTAATGAGTGGTCATTATTAAAAAGTAATATTCGAGATGTTCTCAGTAGATACCTTTTTGAAAAAACGCGTCGTCGACCAATGATCTTACCGATTATTATGGAAGTTTAAGCTTTAAAATGGCATTTATCCTAGGTAAAACTCATAGATAAGCTATAAAAATAGGTTGTTGAAGCATCTTGCTTTAACAACCTTTTTATCTCTCTAAAGAATAGCCAATGAAACCATAGCTCAAAAATCAAAACTTAAAACTACACTTGATCATTCATAATTATGGTGAACTCTCCTCATACTACTAATAGCTCAGAATAAGAGGAGGATCATTATGGATAACCAAAACCAAAAGGCAGAATCACAACCAGAAGAAAAGGAAAAGCAATCAAGCATCGTAGAAAAAATTCAACAATTAGGGCAAACAAATGTGCCACAAATGGAACAATCAAATATACACGTTGTAACGATTATCGGACAAATAGAAGGGCATATGCAGCTTCCGCCACAAAATAAAACAACGAAATATGAACACATCATTCCCCAACTAGTAGCAGCTGAGCAAAATCCAAAGCTTGAGGGAATGTTAGTTATTTTGAACACAGTAGGAGGAGATGTTGAAGCGGGACTAGCAATTGCGGAAATGATTGCTTCAATGTCTAAACCGACAGTAACATTAGTTTTAGGTGGTGGGCACTCCATCGGTGTTCCAATTGCTGTTGCTTCAGACTATAGCTACATAGCAGAAACAGCAACAATGACAATCCATCCAGTTCGTTTAACAGGACTTGTTATTGGTGTTCCACAAACCTTTGAATATTTAGATAAGATGCAAGAAAGAGTCATAAAATTTGTGACAAGGCATTCGGGAATTACCGAAGAGAAGTTTAAAGAACTAATGTTTTCAAAGGGGAATTTAACAAGAGATATTGGTACAAATGTAGTAGGACCCGACGCTGTTGATTATGGGATGATCCATGAGGTAGGAGGTATCGGAAAAGCAATTCGCAAACTAAATGAGCTTATCGAGGATTATAGAAGTAATCAAGGTGGGGAGCTGGTCCAATGATTCTCTATACAATGATGCCACAGGAAATGATATTTCCTGAAGAAAATACAGCTACGAAGCAAATTCTCATTGATATTAATGAAGGGCATTTAGTTTTAGAACAAGTATCTAACCAGGAATTTAGAGTTGTTCGGTTAATAAGCACAGATCCAAATGCTTATTTAAACGAAAATTATACACCTGGAAAAATGATTTCTTTATTCTAACCTATTGATTTTTCTAGTTTTTAAAGTTGTTATTATGGTATAATAACCATAATAAAGAAACAATTAGCAACTACAAACATAGAAGCAGCCGTTTCTTTTTCGGCTGCTTCTTCATTCTTTATTCTTCTCATGATAAAATAAGTTTTTTGCATTAGAAAAAAACTAGTTAAATTGTTTATTTTTAATAGATTCTTAAGTAAAGTGGTGAAACAATGGCTACACGAAAAAAACAAAAAAAAACGGAATGGAAAAGACAACTTAGTTTTGAACTTGTCGGTCTTTTTCTAATTGTATTAGCTTCGGTTGCTTTTGCTAGACTTGGCAGCGTTGGACAAGGATTAACTCATCTGTTTCGCTTTTTTCTTGGGGAATGGCATGTTGCATTAACAATTGGTTTGTTTGTGATTTCTCTTTATATGATGATTAAAAGACAAGTGCCTCAATTTTTTTCTAGAAGGTTAATTGGCGTTTATTTGCTCGTCTTCGCTATTGTACTGTTAAGTCATATTCGCTTGTTTGATTTATTTTCGAAACAAGGTGACTTCATCGATGGGTCGGTTATTCGAAATACTTGGGAATTGTACTGGCTACAAATCCAAGGAGATACTGCGATTAACGACTTAGGTGGAGGGATGATTGGAGCGATTGGTTTTGCGATTACCCACTTTTTATTTGCTTCTAGTGGGACAGTTGTTTTTTCATTGTTTGTCATTATCACGGCATTAATTTTAATTACTGGAAAGTCTTTTACAGATCTAATTTTAAATTTTATTACTCAATTCGGTGCAGTTTTTACGAATGTTTATACTAGCATCAAACAATATCTCATTAATGTAAAACAGCAATTTTTTGACAAGTGGGAACAAAAAAAACAAACAAAAAAACAAAAAGAATCAGTTGTCATAGTCGGTGGTTCAACATCTGCAAAACCAACTGAAGATCAAAGCACTCCCGAGCCTGAACCAATCATTTATGATTTTACTAGTAAAGCATATCAAAATGACAATGGTAGTAATAGTAGTGTTTTACCCCAAAATCAAGAGGTTGAACAAGAAGAAGTTGTTGATATAAATATTGAAACGGCGGGAATTGTTGCAGCCGAGGAGAATGAGAACTACTTAGTTCCAACATTAGATCTACTAAATAATCCGAAGAAAAATAACCAATTTCAAGAAAGACAACATATTTCAGCCAATGCTAAAAAGTTAGAGCAAACATTAGAGAGTTTTGGTGTAAAGGCAAAAGTTTCGAAAGTCCACCTAGGGCCAGCTGTAACCAAATATGAAGTATATCCTAGTGTTGGTGTAAAAGTGAGTAAGATTGTCAATTTAGCTGACGATTTAGCATTAGCATTAGCTGCAAAAGATATTCGCATTGAAGCACCAATTCCTGGGAAGTCAGCTATTGGGATTGAGGTACCGAACCAAGAAGTAGCGATCGTCATGTTGAAAGAGGTTCTAGAAGCTACTAGTACCTTTCCAGATGCATCTAAACTATTAATTGGCCTTGGTCGGGATATTTCAGGTGACCCGATTTTAGCAGAGCTAAACAAAATGCCACATTTACTTGTTGCAGGAGCAACAGGAAGCGGAAAAAGTGTATGTATTAATGGCATCATTGTTAGTATTTTACTTCGAGCTAAGCCACATGAAGTTAAACTAATGATGATTGATCCGAAAATGGTTGAGCTCAATGTTTATAACGGGATTCCTCATTTATTAGCACCTGTTGTGACAGAGCCGAAGAAAGCATCTCAAGCGTTGAAAAAAGTAGTAAATGAAATGGAACGGCGTTACGAGCATTTTGCTCACACAGGCACGAAAAATATTGAAGGATATAATACACTTATTAAAAATCAGAATGAAAAAGGTGAGGCAAAACAACCTACTTTACCATACATTGTGGTTATAGTGGACGAGCTTGCTGATTTAATGATGGTTGCCTCTAGTGATGTAGAAGACAGTATTACTAGACTTGCACAAATGGCACGTGCTGCAGGAATACATTTAATTATTGCAACACAAAGACCATCGGTAGATGTTATTACCGGTGTCATAAAAGCAAATATTCCATCGAGAATTGCTTTTGGTGTTTCTTCGCAAACCGATTCCCGAACAATACTAGACATGGGTGGAGCCGAGAAATTACTTGGTCGGGGTGATATGTTATTTCTACCTGTAGGCGCTTCAAAACCAGTTCGAGTTCAAGGGGCATTTTTATCTGATGACGAAGTTGAAAATGTTGTTAATTTTGTTATTGCACAACAGAAGGCCCAGTACCAAGAAGAGATGATGTCTAAAGAGGAAGATGTGGTTAAAGGCGAAGTGGCTGACGAATTATACGAATCTGCAGTGGACTTAATCATTGAAATGAACACGGCGTCTGTATCGATGTTACAACGAAGATTTCGCATCGGGTATACAAGAGCTGCCCGTTTAATTGACGAAATGGAAGCAAGAGGCATCGTTGGCCCTTACGAAGGAAGTAAGCCTAGGGAAGTGTTAATTACTAAAAAAGTAGATGAGGACGTCTCTAACGGCTAAACATATATTCTTTAAAAGTTGTTACACTAATTAGTGAATTTCATAATTACCAAAAACGAGTCAGATGAGGCAATATATAGTTTGCGAATGGTTTTGACCCAACTATAACTATATATTGATTATAGTGATGAAAATACGAAATTATGAAATTCATTGTAATGAAGAAATTATAGTCGTGCGTTTAAGATCTGTATAAATTTTGAACAAATAAAGTCCTAAGAACAAGGAGAACAAAGCTTATTTGCAAGCCACGTTTTTCTAAGGGGGAAAAGTTGTGATAAAAGCTGACCATCGACCATTATATTTACAAGTCATAGACAAAATAAAGATGGATATTGAAACAGGGAATTACGAAGCTGGTGAGCGACTTCCTTCTGAATTTGAACTGTCAAAACAATTAGGAATCAGTCGAGCAACACTTCGTGAGGCACTTAGAATTCTTGAGGATGAAGGTATCATTACAAGACGGCATGGTGTTGGAACTTTTGTTTGTAGCAAGCCGTTATTCACCTCTGGCATTGAAGAACTCTTCAGTGTGACCGAAATGATAAAGCGAGGAAATCAGAACCCAGGCACAATTTTTCTTTCCTCTAATATAAATCCTGCTACTAGTGATGACTGGGAGAAGTTTCATTTAGATGAATTTGATGATTTAATTGTTGTCGAGCGTGTACGTACGGCTGACGAGGAGCCTGTTGTGTATTGTCTTGATAAAATACCAAAGCTATATTTACCGAACTATACGTCTCGTGAGGACCAATCAATTTTTGATCGACTAGAAAAAGAAGGGACAACAATTTCCTATGCGATTACACAAATTGAACCAATCGGTTATCATGAGAGTGTATCAGACATTTTAAATTGTGATCCTGAAACATCGTTATTAGTATTAAAGCAAATGCATTATGATGATCGGGAGCGACCAATCCTTTATTCCATAAATTACTTTCGTTCAGATAAATTTAAGTTTCATGTCCTTCGTAAACGTGTATAAACTAAAGTATAGAGATCCGATTCATAGGGGTCTCTTTTTGCTTGATCTAGTAGGTCTAGATGATAAGATTTTCTAGTCACTTAGGGTATAATAAAAAGTAACATTACACAAAATTGGAAAAAGGAGTGAGTCTAATGAGCACGAAAATAGCAGATACAAAGGTAAATGGATTGAACCTTCATGTAATTGAAACGGATAAATATAAAACAAACACGATCGTACTACATATTAGAACACCACTAAACAAAGATACGGTGACGAAGCGGGCACTAATACCTTACGTCCTACAAAGTGGCACAGAAGCTCTACCATCAAGACTAGAGATCAGAAGTTACTTAGATGAATTGTATGGCGCAACACTAACCGTCGATGTAAGTAAAAAAGGTGAAAATCAAATTTTATCATTCCGTATGGACATCGCCAATGAAAATTATTTAAAAGAGAAAACACCATTGTTAGAAGAAGCAGTGAAACTACTGTCTGAAATTCTTTTAAAGCCAGCGCTAGATAATGGTGTTTTTCATTCGACAACTGTTGCTAATGAAAAAAGAAATTTAAAACAGAGAATTCAATCGATTTTTGATGATAAAATTCGTTATGCGAATATGCGGATAACTGAAGAAATGTGTAAAAATGAGCCTTATGGAGTTTCTGTATGGGGCTACGAAGATGAAATAGATGCCGTAACTGCCCAAGAGTTGCATCAACAATATGGGATGATGCTTCAAAATGACGAGGTTGATTTATACATTGTTGGTGATGTCCAATCAGATCAAATTACCCAAATGGTCGAAAAGTACTTTGTTTTTCCTAAGGATCGTAATCAACCAGAAGTAAGTGGAGAAGAGAAAAAGGTTGACGCGATTGTACCAAAAGAGAATGTTATTTTTGAAGATCAAGATGTAAAGCAAGGAAAACTGCATATTGGTTTTCGAACGAACACAACTTTTAGTGATGATGATTATTTTGCGTTGCAAATGTTTAACGGACTATTCGGCGGTTTCTCCCATTCGAAGTTATTTATTAACGTCAGAGAAAAGGCAAGCTTGGCTTATTATGCTTCTTCTCGCTATGAGAGCCACAAGGGTATTTTAATGGTCATGTCTGGTATTGAATTTAAGAATTATGATCAAGCTGTTACGATCATTAAAGAACAATTAAAAAGTATGCAAGCCGGTGACTTTACAGATAGTGAAATAGAGCAAACGAAGGCAGTCATTAAAAATCAAATCCTTGAAACGGTTGACGTTGCAAAAGGTTATGTAGAGTTACTCTATCACAATGCGGTAGCTAACAAATCTCGAATGATTGAGGATTGGATTTTGGGAATTGATCAAGTAACAAAAGAAGATATCGTAAAAGTAGGGCAAAAAGTTCATTTAGATACCATTTACTTTTTAAAAGGGAAGGAGGAATAATCATGAAAAAAGTTGTATTTGAGCAACTTAACGAAACACTATATCATGAAACACTTGAAAACGGACTAGAAGTTTATATATTGCCTAAACAAGGCTTTAATAAAACGTATGCCACATTTACAACAAAATATGGGTCTGTGGATAACCACTTTATTCCAATTGGAGAAAAAGAGCTATTAAAGGTTCCTGATGGAATTGCCCATTTTTTGGAACATAAAATGTTCGAGGATGAAGATGGAGATGTGTTTCAGCAGTTCAGTAAACAAGGTGCGTCAGCTAATGCATTCACAAGCTTTACAAGAACTGCTTATTTGTTTTCAAGCACATCTGAAGTCGAAAAAAACTTAGAAACCCTTATCGACTTTGTTCAACACCCTTATTTTACCGAAGAAAGTGTTGAAAAAGAAAAGGGGATCATTGGCCAAGAAATTACGATGTATGATGATAATCCTGACTGGCGTGTGTATTTTGGTGTAATTGAAAACATGTATCAAAACCACCCAGTTAAAATTGATATTGCAGGGACAATCGAATCGATTGATAAAATAACGAAAGACTTACTTTATAAATGTTATGAAACGTTTTATCACCCAAAAAATATGGTGTTATTCGTGATCGGTTCTCTAAATCCAGAGGAAATTCTTGAGCTTGTCAAAGAGAACCAAAGTAAGAAAACATTTAAAGAGATAGAAAAAATTGAACGATTCTTTGAGGAAGAGCCGACAGCGGTTGCCAAAAAGATAGAAACTTTGAAGATGTCTGTTCATACACCAAAATGTTTAGTAGGATTCAAAGAAAAAAATCAAACGAGGCAAGGAAAAGAACTTCTAAAACACGAGTTAGCTGTAAACGTTCTTTTAGATTTAATGCTCGGGCAAAGCTCAAGTAACTATGAAAAACTTTATAACATAGGGTTAATTGACGATTCATTTTCCTTTGATTTCTCAGCAGAACAAGGCTTTGGTTTTTCGATAATTGGTGGGGATACAAAAGACCCTGATAAATTAGTTAGTACTCTTGAAGAAATGATTAGTTCATTTATTCAAGTTCCACTTGATGAAAACGCAGTTAAACGTGCAATCAAGAAAAAAATCGGTGCATTCTTGAGAGCGGTTAATTCTCCTGAATATATCGCAAATCAATTTACACGTTACCAATTTAATGATATGAACTTATTTGATGTCGTAGAGACATTAGAAAATCTAACAAAGGATGAGCTAGAACAAAAAGCAAAAGAGCACTTTGATCCAACGATGTTCACAGTTTGTCAAGTTCTTCCGAAATAAAAGATAAAAGGTTGAGGAGAAAACGTGAAATATGCATTAATTACTGGAGCAAGTGGGGGAATTGGTCGGGAAATCGCGATAGCTTTAGCGAAAGAAGGTTATTGTCTTTACTTGCATTACCATACAAATGAACAAAGTATTGATGATTTAAGGGAGCATTTAGCTAGCACGCAAACATGGAAAATAAAGGCTAATTTAGCAGCTAAAACGGGAGTGTCAAAAATCTTAGAAGCAATTCCAACTTCTATTGATGTTCTGGTCTTAAATAGTGGTAATAGCTATGTCGGTTTAATGACAGATATGGAAGACACCCAAGTTGAAGAGATGATCCAACTTCATTTGACTAGCCCATTTCTACTGACAAAGGCATTATTGCCTCTTATGGTTCAAAAAAAAGCGGGTAATATAGTTGCTGTCTCGTCAATTTGGGGTGTAACAGGAGCCTCATGCGAAGTGTTATACTCAACTTTAAAAGGTGGTCTCAACACATTTGTCAAAGCTCTGGCAAAAGAAGTGGCACCAAGTGGAATTCGAGTAAATGGTGTAGCTCCTGGAGCGATTGCCACAAAAATGATGGGTAATTTTTCCGATGATGAAATTGAATCCCTCTGTGATGAAATCCCTATGGGTAGGTTAGGAGAGCCAAAAGAAGTAGCAGCGCTTATCGCTTTTTTAATATCAAATCAAGCTCCGTATTTGAACGGCCAAATTATTAATATTAATGGCGCGTGGTATTGTTAAAGTCATCCAATTTTATGAAAAAAAGTTGAACTTCATAATGGAACGAATATATTTGCCGTTATTTTGACAAAATAACTTCGAAGTACATTACAAGGAGGGACAACATAATGTCTGTATTAGATAATTGGGATCAATGGAAAGGTTTTTTAAGTGAACGACTTCAACAAGCTGAGCAAGAAGGTATGAACCAACAAGTGGTTAATGATGTTGCGTATCAAGTAGGAGAATACTTGGCACAACAAGTTGATCCTAAAAATGAACAAGAACGCGTTTTAGCAGACCTTTGGAAAGTTGCTTCTGAAGAGGAACAACACGCTATTGCCAATATGATGGTTAAATTAGTGAAAAACAATCAAGGGATGTAATGGACTATGGGTGTTGCAATACGCAACACCCATTTTTTTAGATAAGTTAGCAGCAATTTCTATAATATAATGTATTCGTTCTTTCTAATTGACTAATTTATTTGGTAAATATAAAAATTAGCGAATCATATCACTTTCTTTCATGAAAAAAATGAATTATGATAGAAAAAAGGATCTTTTGTATGATTTTGGACTATTATTATTTTTACTCTATTATGAGTGTGTTTGTGAGAAGGAGTTGAAGATGCTGAAAAAAGAATGGTATTTAGAATATCAAATACACAAAAATCGCCCCGGTTTATTAGGAGATATAGCATCACTTCTCGGTATGTTATCGATAAACATTGTAACAATTAACGGTGTTGATCATATGAGACGGGGAATGCTAATTCTTAGTGAAGATGATGAACAGATTCAAAGACTTACGATGATTTTAAACACGATGGATAATATTTCAGTAACAAAAATTAGAGAACCAAAACTTCGTGACCGACTAGCTGTAAGACACGGTCATTTTATTGAGCGAGACGGTGACGAAAAGAAAATTTTCCGTTTTGTTCGTGATGAGTTAGGAATTCTCGTCGACTTTATGGCAGAGTTGTTTAAAAAAGATGGTCACAAATTAATTGGAATACGTGGCATGCCTCGAGTTGGAAAAACAGAATCAATCGTTGCTGCAAGTGTTTGTGCAAATAAGCGTTGGTCATTTATTTCCTCAACACTCCTTCGTCAAACAATTCGTAGCCAATTAGCAGATGATGAATTGTCAGAAAACAACATTTACATCATTGACGGGATTGTAACGACGATGCGAGCAACAGAAAAACATCGAATGCTCGTAAATGATGTTATGCGACTTAGCTCAACGAAAGTTATTGAACATCCAGATTTTTTTGTTAGAGAAACAGAGT
This window harbors:
- a CDS encoding YlzJ-like family protein encodes the protein MILYTMMPQEMIFPEENTATKQILIDINEGHLVLEQVSNQEFRVVRLISTDPNAYLNENYTPGKMISLF
- a CDS encoding GntR family transcriptional regulator gives rise to the protein MIKADHRPLYLQVIDKIKMDIETGNYEAGERLPSEFELSKQLGISRATLREALRILEDEGIITRRHGVGTFVCSKPLFTSGIEELFSVTEMIKRGNQNPGTIFLSSNINPATSDDWEKFHLDEFDDLIVVERVRTADEEPVVYCLDKIPKLYLPNYTSREDQSIFDRLEKEGTTISYAITQIEPIGYHESVSDILNCDPETSLLVLKQMHYDDRERPILYSINYFRSDKFKFHVLRKRV
- the ymfI gene encoding elongation factor P 5-aminopentanone reductase translates to MKYALITGASGGIGREIAIALAKEGYCLYLHYHTNEQSIDDLREHLASTQTWKIKANLAAKTGVSKILEAIPTSIDVLVLNSGNSYVGLMTDMEDTQVEEMIQLHLTSPFLLTKALLPLMVQKKAGNIVAVSSIWGVTGASCEVLYSTLKGGLNTFVKALAKEVAPSGIRVNGVAPGAIATKMMGNFSDDEIESLCDEIPMGRLGEPKEVAALIAFLISNQAPYLNGQIININGAWYC
- the yfmH gene encoding EF-P 5-aminopentanol modification-associated protein YfmH, with product MKKVVFEQLNETLYHETLENGLEVYILPKQGFNKTYATFTTKYGSVDNHFIPIGEKELLKVPDGIAHFLEHKMFEDEDGDVFQQFSKQGASANAFTSFTRTAYLFSSTSEVEKNLETLIDFVQHPYFTEESVEKEKGIIGQEITMYDDNPDWRVYFGVIENMYQNHPVKIDIAGTIESIDKITKDLLYKCYETFYHPKNMVLFVIGSLNPEEILELVKENQSKKTFKEIEKIERFFEEEPTAVAKKIETLKMSVHTPKCLVGFKEKNQTRQGKELLKHELAVNVLLDLMLGQSSSNYEKLYNIGLIDDSFSFDFSAEQGFGFSIIGGDTKDPDKLVSTLEEMISSFIQVPLDENAVKRAIKKKIGAFLRAVNSPEYIANQFTRYQFNDMNLFDVVETLENLTKDELEQKAKEHFDPTMFTVCQVLPK
- a CDS encoding DUF3243 domain-containing protein, which produces MSVLDNWDQWKGFLSERLQQAEQEGMNQQVVNDVAYQVGEYLAQQVDPKNEQERVLADLWKVASEEEQHAIANMMVKLVKNNQGM
- the yfmF gene encoding EF-P 5-aminopentanol modification-associated protein YfmF gives rise to the protein MSTKIADTKVNGLNLHVIETDKYKTNTIVLHIRTPLNKDTVTKRALIPYVLQSGTEALPSRLEIRSYLDELYGATLTVDVSKKGENQILSFRMDIANENYLKEKTPLLEEAVKLLSEILLKPALDNGVFHSTTVANEKRNLKQRIQSIFDDKIRYANMRITEEMCKNEPYGVSVWGYEDEIDAVTAQELHQQYGMMLQNDEVDLYIVGDVQSDQITQMVEKYFVFPKDRNQPEVSGEEKKVDAIVPKENVIFEDQDVKQGKLHIGFRTNTTFSDDDYFALQMFNGLFGGFSHSKLFINVREKASLAYYASSRYESHKGILMVMSGIEFKNYDQAVTIIKEQLKSMQAGDFTDSEIEQTKAVIKNQILETVDVAKGYVELLYHNAVANKSRMIEDWILGIDQVTKEDIVKVGQKVHLDTIYFLKGKEE
- a CDS encoding FtsK/SpoIIIE family DNA translocase, giving the protein MATRKKQKKTEWKRQLSFELVGLFLIVLASVAFARLGSVGQGLTHLFRFFLGEWHVALTIGLFVISLYMMIKRQVPQFFSRRLIGVYLLVFAIVLLSHIRLFDLFSKQGDFIDGSVIRNTWELYWLQIQGDTAINDLGGGMIGAIGFAITHFLFASSGTVVFSLFVIITALILITGKSFTDLILNFITQFGAVFTNVYTSIKQYLINVKQQFFDKWEQKKQTKKQKESVVIVGGSTSAKPTEDQSTPEPEPIIYDFTSKAYQNDNGSNSSVLPQNQEVEQEEVVDINIETAGIVAAEENENYLVPTLDLLNNPKKNNQFQERQHISANAKKLEQTLESFGVKAKVSKVHLGPAVTKYEVYPSVGVKVSKIVNLADDLALALAAKDIRIEAPIPGKSAIGIEVPNQEVAIVMLKEVLEATSTFPDASKLLIGLGRDISGDPILAELNKMPHLLVAGATGSGKSVCINGIIVSILLRAKPHEVKLMMIDPKMVELNVYNGIPHLLAPVVTEPKKASQALKKVVNEMERRYEHFAHTGTKNIEGYNTLIKNQNEKGEAKQPTLPYIVVIVDELADLMMVASSDVEDSITRLAQMARAAGIHLIIATQRPSVDVITGVIKANIPSRIAFGVSSQTDSRTILDMGGAEKLLGRGDMLFLPVGASKPVRVQGAFLSDDEVENVVNFVIAQQKAQYQEEMMSKEEDVVKGEVADELYESAVDLIIEMNTASVSMLQRRFRIGYTRAARLIDEMEARGIVGPYEGSKPREVLITKKVDEDVSNG
- a CDS encoding DUF3388 domain-containing protein, with protein sequence MLKKEWYLEYQIHKNRPGLLGDIASLLGMLSINIVTINGVDHMRRGMLILSEDDEQIQRLTMILNTMDNISVTKIREPKLRDRLAVRHGHFIERDGDEKKIFRFVRDELGILVDFMAELFKKDGHKLIGIRGMPRVGKTESIVAASVCANKRWSFISSTLLRQTIRSQLADDELSENNIYIIDGIVTTMRATEKHRMLVNDVMRLSSTKVIEHPDFFVRETEYTLDDFDYIIELRNNHDETITYEVIDSGFSSFDIS
- a CDS encoding ClpP family protease, coding for MDNQNQKAESQPEEKEKQSSIVEKIQQLGQTNVPQMEQSNIHVVTIIGQIEGHMQLPPQNKTTKYEHIIPQLVAAEQNPKLEGMLVILNTVGGDVEAGLAIAEMIASMSKPTVTLVLGGGHSIGVPIAVASDYSYIAETATMTIHPVRLTGLVIGVPQTFEYLDKMQERVIKFVTRHSGITEEKFKELMFSKGNLTRDIGTNVVGPDAVDYGMIHEVGGIGKAIRKLNELIEDYRSNQGGELVQ